The following coding sequences lie in one Acidobacteriota bacterium genomic window:
- a CDS encoding GNAT family N-acetyltransferase, protein MFRLNVDDEIEIRMFEESDTAEVFALVDRNREHLRRWLIWVDRSDSPEATRQFIKDSQRRYENKEALSAGIWYNGQLAGAIGVVHYDWFNRKLEIGYWISIDHQGKGIITRSVAAMIDDAFENLGLNRVEIQCATENVRSRAVPERLGFRSDGVMRESSLLNNQFVDKVIYSILASEWKSGKR, encoded by the coding sequence GTGTTCAGACTGAACGTTGACGACGAAATCGAAATCCGGATGTTCGAGGAATCTGACACCGCCGAGGTTTTTGCGCTGGTGGATCGGAATCGCGAACATTTGCGCCGATGGTTAATCTGGGTGGATCGTTCGGATTCGCCGGAAGCCACGCGACAGTTCATCAAAGATTCCCAACGCCGGTACGAAAACAAAGAAGCTCTTTCGGCCGGCATCTGGTACAACGGGCAACTTGCCGGAGCAATCGGCGTTGTTCATTACGATTGGTTCAACCGGAAACTGGAAATCGGGTACTGGATTTCAATTGATCATCAAGGCAAAGGCATCATCACACGATCCGTCGCGGCGATGATTGATGACGCTTTTGAGAACCTCGGATTGAACCGCGTGGAAATTCAATGCGCGACGGAAAACGTTCGCAGCCGCGCCGTGCCGGAACGACTCGGGTTCAGATCAGATGGGGTCATGCGCGAATCCAGTTTGTTGAACAATCAATTTGTGGACAAAGTGATTTATTCCATCCTGGCCAGCGAATGGAAAAGCGGCAAAAGGTAA
- a CDS encoding DUF4147 domain-containing protein translates to MTSTLALRETALKIFHKTLAAIDVETVVSGHLNLDGSRLTVGDEVCDLSKFSRLLIIAIGKASVPMARATERILGDRISDGLVVTNAVIDGFPKLPVFIGGHPLPNAASLKAASTALALLRQNDSENTLVLFLISGGGSAMFEQPIDPAITLDDLQAVNKTLVNCGAVINEMNIIRRNLSAVKGGKLAAAAPRSRQISLYISDVNSDDLTTVASGPTLPDSSTVEDFQRIVERYDLVRQLGTAADRVATRLLDMRSTHNTLPRPLPVPYQHSHHLLLDNRRAMREAKRIAEQDFGLIVELAEDQVEGYVEAMMLTHIERIVLLQARHRGKGVCLISGGEAICPVRGTGQGGRNQEFILRSAIQMGQFQTENIVALSAGTDGIDGNSPAAGAIADAETVRRATTQGISAERCLINSDSFNFFNSLKDAIITGPTGNNVRDLRIFMAH, encoded by the coding sequence ATGACTTCAACATTGGCACTACGCGAAACCGCACTGAAGATCTTTCACAAAACCCTGGCGGCGATTGATGTCGAAACCGTGGTTTCGGGCCACCTCAACTTGGATGGCAGCAGGCTTACGGTGGGTGACGAAGTTTGCGACCTGTCAAAATTCTCGCGCTTGCTGATCATCGCCATCGGGAAAGCGAGCGTGCCGATGGCTCGCGCGACTGAAAGGATTTTGGGAGATCGAATTTCCGATGGACTGGTTGTTACCAATGCAGTGATTGACGGTTTCCCCAAACTACCCGTTTTTATTGGAGGCCATCCGCTGCCCAACGCCGCCAGTTTGAAAGCGGCATCAACTGCCCTGGCATTGCTCCGCCAGAATGATTCCGAAAACACGCTGGTTTTGTTTCTGATTTCCGGCGGCGGCTCAGCGATGTTTGAACAGCCAATTGATCCGGCCATCACGCTCGACGATCTGCAAGCAGTCAACAAAACCCTGGTCAATTGCGGGGCCGTCATCAACGAGATGAACATCATCCGGCGAAATCTGTCTGCGGTAAAGGGCGGTAAGTTGGCAGCGGCGGCTCCGCGTTCACGGCAAATTTCGCTCTATATTTCTGACGTGAACAGCGACGATCTGACGACGGTCGCTTCTGGACCGACGCTGCCTGACAGCTCGACGGTCGAAGATTTTCAACGAATCGTCGAACGTTATGATTTAGTCAGACAACTCGGTACGGCAGCGGATAGGGTCGCGACCCGGTTGCTTGACATGCGCTCCACACACAACACCTTGCCGCGACCGCTTCCTGTTCCGTACCAGCATTCGCATCATCTGTTATTGGACAATCGCCGTGCGATGCGGGAAGCCAAGCGAATTGCCGAGCAGGATTTTGGCCTGATCGTTGAACTCGCCGAAGATCAGGTCGAAGGCTATGTCGAAGCCATGATGCTGACGCATATCGAACGCATTGTGTTGTTGCAAGCAAGGCATCGCGGAAAAGGCGTTTGCCTGATTTCAGGCGGCGAAGCCATTTGCCCGGTTCGCGGCACTGGGCAGGGCGGGCGCAACCAGGAATTCATCCTGCGCTCGGCGATTCAGATGGGGCAGTTTCAAACCGAAAACATCGTTGCGCTCAGCGCTGGAACCGACGGAATTGACGGCAACAGCCCTGCGGCCGGAGCCATCGCCGATGCGGAAACCGTTCGCCGCGCCACAACGCAAGGCATTTCCGCAGAACGCTGTTTGATCAATAGTGATTCCTTCAATTTTTTCAATTCCCTGAAGGACGCCATTATCACCGGGCCGACCGGAAACAATGTCCGCGACCTGAGGATCTTTATGGCGCATTGA
- a CDS encoding sugar phosphate isomerase/epimerase: protein MISRRNFLAAPLCIASATALVQAVPKAAGVKLGCQTNAWPIDSKNFESLLAVLSKLKELGYEGFETGFRNVQPQFVYAPAARKQLEKFGLRFLGCHIFLDQYEEGTHIAPIELIQKVADGAALLGAERLILSGGGLVRDNRIDMEMMGRKARGLNVAGKYCHSKGIRLAYHNHGPEFAVDGLEIEMLYRLTDPGLVDFLHDFGWAFHAKANVPEFFAKHHKRIIGMHLRDFKNGEQIPLGQGEFPVRALASAIKRARWTGWVINEEERVSGEKLGEKAVAPARQTLKQAFGK, encoded by the coding sequence ATGATTTCACGCCGCAATTTTTTAGCTGCGCCGCTCTGTATCGCATCGGCAACCGCGCTGGTTCAGGCAGTCCCGAAAGCCGCCGGTGTCAAGCTCGGCTGCCAGACTAATGCCTGGCCGATTGATTCAAAAAACTTCGAGAGTTTGTTGGCGGTGTTGAGCAAATTGAAAGAACTTGGTTACGAAGGGTTTGAGACCGGGTTTCGCAACGTTCAACCACAGTTTGTTTATGCCCCCGCGGCGAGAAAACAACTTGAGAAGTTCGGGTTGAGGTTTCTAGGCTGCCATATCTTTTTGGACCAGTATGAGGAGGGGACTCATATTGCGCCGATCGAATTGATTCAAAAAGTCGCCGATGGCGCGGCTTTGCTTGGAGCGGAGCGGTTGATTTTAAGTGGTGGCGGTTTGGTGCGTGATAACAGAATTGATATGGAAATGATGGGACGCAAAGCCCGCGGCTTGAATGTCGCAGGCAAGTATTGTCATTCAAAAGGCATTCGATTGGCGTATCACAACCACGGTCCTGAATTCGCTGTCGATGGTTTGGAAATTGAAATGCTGTATCGGCTAACCGATCCAGGGTTAGTGGATTTCTTGCACGATTTTGGCTGGGCGTTTCACGCCAAAGCCAATGTGCCGGAGTTTTTTGCCAAACATCACAAACGTATCATCGGTATGCACTTGCGTGATTTCAAAAACGGGGAACAGATACCGCTGGGGCAAGGCGAATTTCCAGTTCGGGCATTGGCTTCGGCAATTAAGAGAGCACGCTGGACTGGGTGGGTCATCAACGAAGAAGAACGCGTGAGCGGCGAAAAGCTCGGCGAAAAAGCGGTCGCTCCGGCGCGACAAACTTTGAAACAAGCCTTTGGCAAATGA
- a CDS encoding GNAT family N-acetyltransferase, giving the protein MRIIGFPADNPDLLEQAAQILVEAFREHWPDAWPTMKEAREEVRAFSAKDHISRFAVDDDGTLLGWIGGMEMYDGKVWELHPLAVSPRAQSRGIGRALVEDLEHQVAHRGGLTLWLGSDDEHMMTSLGGTDLYPNPLEHLGKIKNLRGHPYEFYQKLGFVIAGVMPDANGYGKPDIFLAKRVAQPKE; this is encoded by the coding sequence ATGCGAATCATAGGTTTCCCCGCTGACAATCCGGATTTGTTGGAGCAAGCCGCGCAAATTTTGGTCGAAGCGTTCCGGGAGCACTGGCCGGACGCGTGGCCGACGATGAAAGAAGCCAGAGAAGAAGTCCGCGCGTTTTCCGCCAAGGACCACATCAGCCGGTTCGCCGTTGATGATGATGGCACGCTGCTGGGGTGGATTGGCGGCATGGAAATGTACGACGGGAAAGTTTGGGAACTGCACCCTCTGGCCGTCAGTCCACGCGCGCAGAGTCGCGGCATTGGGCGGGCATTGGTTGAAGATTTGGAACATCAGGTCGCACATCGCGGCGGGTTGACGCTCTGGCTGGGCAGCGACGACGAACATATGATGACTTCGCTGGGCGGGACTGATCTGTATCCAAACCCGCTGGAACATTTGGGCAAAATCAAAAACCTGCGCGGCCACCCATACGAATTTTATCAGAAGCTGGGATTCGTCATCGCCGGAGTGATGCCCGATGCCAATGGTTACGGCAAACCTGACATTTTTCTAGCCAAACGCGTGGCGCAACCCAAGGAGTAA
- a CDS encoding LacI family DNA-binding transcriptional regulator has protein sequence MKKKVTIRDVAAKLGLSAMTVSLALRDHPRISTQTKRRIRETMDKLGYKPSHVARALATGKSNLLGVIVPNSSDHYYAEVIRAIEDHASAENYQVLLANGSYEMERYTERMRDMMSLHVGGIIAAPPFTSEKPTLPPFWQSLIRKEADFDVVLVNRELRPPIFHQVAADYTTGVKLVVEALAERGHRRVAYISGRPAMLPIRQRLTAFKRFARQLGLDQNEKLIEHCDLTFAGGYEACKRLWASNETMPTAVVAFSDVVAVGVLRFLAETGIIVPQDVSVVSFDGTAVGEYTRTSLSTVVTPMYEIGKQAYRLLAGAMNNEFVAVQSRILPVELKLRESIAARPAKS, from the coding sequence TTGAAAAAGAAGGTCACAATTCGTGATGTCGCGGCCAAATTGGGACTCTCGGCAATGACGGTGTCATTGGCGCTGCGCGATCATCCACGCATTTCGACACAAACCAAACGACGCATCCGCGAAACCATGGACAAGCTGGGATATAAACCCAGCCACGTGGCGCGCGCTCTGGCGACGGGAAAATCGAACCTGCTGGGCGTGATTGTTCCAAACAGCTCCGATCACTATTACGCCGAAGTCATTCGCGCCATCGAAGACCATGCCAGCGCCGAAAATTATCAAGTGCTGTTGGCCAACGGTTCCTATGAGATGGAACGATATACCGAACGCATGCGCGATATGATGAGTTTGCACGTTGGAGGCATCATCGCCGCGCCGCCGTTTACCAGTGAAAAGCCAACGCTGCCGCCATTCTGGCAAAGCCTGATTCGCAAAGAAGCCGATTTCGACGTGGTGTTGGTCAACCGCGAACTTCGCCCGCCGATTTTTCACCAAGTCGCGGCAGATTACACCACAGGCGTCAAATTGGTTGTTGAGGCGTTGGCTGAACGTGGGCATCGCCGGGTCGCATACATTTCTGGCAGGCCGGCGATGTTGCCGATTCGGCAACGTTTGACGGCTTTCAAACGATTTGCCCGGCAACTGGGGCTGGATCAAAACGAAAAGCTGATTGAGCATTGCGACCTGACCTTTGCCGGAGGATACGAAGCATGCAAGCGGTTGTGGGCATCCAATGAGACAATGCCCACTGCGGTTGTGGCTTTCAGCGATGTTGTCGCCGTGGGGGTATTGCGGTTTCTGGCTGAAACGGGAATCATAGTTCCGCAGGATGTTTCGGTCGTCAGCTTTGATGGAACAGCCGTCGGCGAATACACGCGTACCAGTCTTTCAACCGTCGTCACCCCGATGTATGAAATCGGCAAACAAGCATATCGTTTGCTTGCCGGAGCGATGAACAATGAATTTGTCGCCGTTCAAAGCAGAATTTTGCCTGTCGAACTGAAACTGCGCGAATCCATTGCAGCTCGTCCGGCAAAATCTTGA